CCGGCCTGCCGCAGGGCCGGACCTTCCCCGCCGATCTGCCGGACAAGTGGGCCTTCCTGAAGGGCCGCCGCTTCGGCGAACTGCTGGACGCCGAGGGCCTGGGCACCCGCATGGCCCTGGCCAGCCAGGGCACGCCCCTTGTGGAACTGCGCATGGGCAGCACCGGCGAAGCCGCCGCGGGCCGCCTGATGGGCCTGCTGGAACTGGCCACCCTGTTCACCGGCTGGCTCATGAACATCAACCCGCTGGACCAGCCCGCCGTGGAACTTGGCAAGCGCCTTGCCAACGCCCGGCTGGGCGCCCCCGGCTACCCGGCGGAAGAGGCAGACCTTGCCGCCTTCCTGGGCCGGGCCGAACAATCGCAGGAGTTCTAGCCGGTGCCGCGCCGTTTCGAACTGCCGGGGGGCCTGCCCTTCGGCTTCGCCCGCTTCCTGTCGTGGGTATCGCTGGTGCTCATCCTGGCCACCAGCATCGTGATGTCCGTGATCATCACCGATTCGGCGCGCAACACCATGTTCCGCAAGCAGCAGGAATTCGCCTCGCTGCTGGCCGAAAACCTGAACCACCAGATCTACCGGCGCTTCACCCTGCCCACGCTGGTGGGCTTCGGGCGCATCGCCCTGCGCCAGCCGGTGCAGTACGAACGGCTGGACCAGCTGGTGCAGTCGGTGGTGCACGGGTTGCAGGTTTCGCGGGTGCGCATCTACGACCACGGCAAGATCGTGTCCTATTCCACCGACCGGGCAGACCTTGGCCGCACCGACCTGGCCGGGCCGGAGGTCACCGTGGCGCTGCGCGACGAAGACCCCAGCTACACCGTGGACGCGAACATCTCGTTCTGGCAGGCCCTGTTCACCCCCCGGCTGGAGCCGGGCAGCTTCATCCTGCGCACCACCTACCCCCTGCGCGTGGAAAACCGCCTGGGCCGCATCGACGATGACGACGACGGCCCCATCATGGGCGTACTGGAGATGACCCAGGACATCACCAACGACACCCGGTCCATCATCGCCTTCCAGTGGCTGATCATCGGCACAGCCAGCCTTTCGTCGCTGGTATTGTTCGGCATGCTGCTGGTGTTCATCCGCCGCGCCGAACGGGTAATGGCCGAACGCATGCAGGAAAAGCAGCGCCTTGAGCGCGAACTGCACCAGCACGAAAAGCTGGCGGGCATGGGCCGCGTGGTGGCCAGCATCGCCCACGAAATCCGCAATCCGCTCGGCATCATCCGCTCCAGCGCGGAACTGCTGCTGAAGCGCCCCAGCAGTTCCGACCCGGTCACCGCGCGCATCCTGCAAGCCATCTACGACGAGGCCAAGCGGCTCAGCCAGACGGTCAACGACTTTCTGGACTACGCCCGCCCCCGCCAGCCCCGGCAGGATCCTGTGGAAGCCGACGGGGTGCTGGACCGCGTGCTGGGATTTCTGGAGGGCGAGCTGGCCCGTCGCGAGGTCGCCGTGGCCCGCGAGACGGAGCCCGGCATCACCATTTCCGGCGACGGGGATCTTTTGTACCGCGCCTTCTACAACATCATGGTCAACGCGTTGCAGGCCATGGACGGCCCCGGCTCCATCACCGTCACCAGCCGCCGCGACGGTGATGCCGTGGAACTGGCCTTCCGCGACAGCGGCCCCGGCTTCGACCCCGCCAACCGCGAACGACTGCTGGACCCGTTCTTCACCACCAAGGATGACGGCACCGGCCTTGGCCTGCCCATCGTGAATTCCATCATCACCAGCCACGGCGGCAGCCTGCGCATCGACAACGCGCCGGAAGGCGGCGCCGTGGTGTACGTGCGCCTGCCCCTGCGCGCCGAATAGCCTGCGGGCTTGCGGCGTGCGGCCCGTGTCCGGGCTGTATCCGGGCTGTATGGGCAGTACGGGCTGTCTGGGTTGTGCGGCGGCTGATCGGCAATGAGTGGCGACGGGTAAGGCCGGAGGCAACGGGCGTCCAGCCGCCGCATTGCCCCGTGCGAGCGACCCGTTTTGCGGTTTTGCGTTTGCGGCCCGGCCCTTTTTTACGCGTTTCGCCCCGTTCACGCGCGCCAAAGCCCCTCGCACGGGTTGCGCGCGCGGCCTTCCGGCCCTATTTCTGTCCCTTGAACCCTGCTGACACCGCCGTGCCCGCGCGCCCGGCACCACCACACCGCAACCGGATCCATCATGAACGAAAAGACGCATCTGCTCGTGCTCGACGACGAGAAGAACTACCTGCTCGTGCTCGAGGCCCTGCTGACCGACGCGGGCTACACCGTCACCGCGCTCAACGACCCGGAGACCGGCCTGGCATTTCTGGAGGAGTCGGAAGTCGACGTCATCGTCACCGACATGAAGATGCCCAAGATCACCGGGCGCGAGGTGCTGGAACAGGTCAAGAAGAACTGGCCGCACATCCCCGTGCTGATCATGACCGCCTTCGGCTCCATCGAAAGCGCGGTCGAGGTAATGAAGTACGGCGCCTTCGACTACATCACCAAGCCCTTCTCCAACGACGAACTGCTGCTGTCCGTGCACAACGCGGCGGAACTTTCGCGCATGCACCGCCAATACCGCGTGCTGCGCGAAAATCTGGAAGAACGCTACGGCATGCACCAGATCATCGGCAAAAGCAGGGCCATCCGCGAAACCCTGGGCATGGTCGACCGCGCCGCGCCCAGCCGCTCCACGGTGCTCATCTCCGGCGAATCGGGCACCGGCAAGGAACTGGTGGCGCGCGCCATCCACTTTTCCTCGCCCCGCAACAAGGGGCCGTTCGTCTCCGTCAACTGCATGGCCCTCAACCCCGGCGTGCTGGAAAGCGAACTGTTCGGCCACGAAAAAGGATCCTTCACCGGGGCCGTGGCCATGCGCCGGGGCCGCTTCGAACAGGCGGGCGGCGGCACCCTGTTTCTGGACGAAATCGGCGAACTGACCCCGGAATTGCAGGTAAAGCTGCTGCGCGTGTTGCAGGAACGCCGCTTCGAACGCGTGGGCGGCACCGAAGAGGTCGAGGTGGACATCCGCATCGTGGCCGCCACCAACAAGAACCTTCAGGAAGAAGTGGAAAAGGGCAACTTCCGTGAAGACCTGTTCTACCGCCTGAACGTGGTGCACATCGCCCTGCCGCCCCTGCGCGAACGCCGCGAGGACATCCCCCTGCTGGTGGCCCACTTCGTGGACAAGCTGGCCCGCGAGAACGGCGTCACCCCCAAGACATTCACCCCCGAAGCCCTGGACTACATGACCGGCTACGAATGGCCCGGCAACATCCGTCAGCTTCAGAACGTGGTGGAACGCTGCCTCGTGCTCGTCTCCGGCGATACCATCCGCGTGGACGACCTGCCCCCCGAACTGCGCGACGAGGAAGCCCAGCTGAAAAGCGCCGTGGACCTCTTGCCCGTGCAACTGGACCTGGCCGATACCCTGGAACGCATCGAGGCCGCCCTTATCCGCCGCGCCCTGGTCCGCGCAGACTTCGTGCAGGTGAAGGCCGCAGAACTGCTCGCCATTTCCAAGAGCCTGCTGCAGTACAAGCTGAAAAAATACAATATCACCGGGCATTAAAGAGACAAATGACACAACCGGGGGAAGGAACCTTTTGCGGCAGCCGTTAGGTGAGCACGAAGGGCGAACCTTACGGATGGCGACCGCAAAGCGTAAAAAGGTTCCTTCCCCCGGCCCCCCAACCTCCCAAACTCTTTGGTAGGGGTGGGCGTTATTTTTCCTGTTGCTCTCAGCTCCCCTGCAAGCCCTGCGTATACGGCGCACCCTCTTCGAATTTCCCGGCCTTGACGGGTGGTCATGGCCGCCGCATAGTCGACAAGGACGACAAACCGCACCACGGAGGTCTCCCATGGAAAAGCAGAAGATATCCCTGAGTACCCGGCTGCTCTGCGCGGACGCGGCGGGCGTCGTCGAGGCGCTGGCCGAGGGGCTGAAGGAACGCTGCCTGAAGGTCCAGAAGGGCGACGAGACGCTGGTGCTCAGCCCGCCCGAAGCCGTCGA
Above is a window of Nitratidesulfovibrio sp. SRB-5 DNA encoding:
- a CDS encoding sigma-54-dependent transcriptional regulator, producing MNEKTHLLVLDDEKNYLLVLEALLTDAGYTVTALNDPETGLAFLEESEVDVIVTDMKMPKITGREVLEQVKKNWPHIPVLIMTAFGSIESAVEVMKYGAFDYITKPFSNDELLLSVHNAAELSRMHRQYRVLRENLEERYGMHQIIGKSRAIRETLGMVDRAAPSRSTVLISGESGTGKELVARAIHFSSPRNKGPFVSVNCMALNPGVLESELFGHEKGSFTGAVAMRRGRFEQAGGGTLFLDEIGELTPELQVKLLRVLQERRFERVGGTEEVEVDIRIVAATNKNLQEEVEKGNFREDLFYRLNVVHIALPPLRERREDIPLLVAHFVDKLARENGVTPKTFTPEALDYMTGYEWPGNIRQLQNVVERCLVLVSGDTIRVDDLPPELRDEEAQLKSAVDLLPVQLDLADTLERIEAALIRRALVRADFVQVKAAELLAISKSLLQYKLKKYNITGH
- a CDS encoding sensor histidine kinase, with product MPRRFELPGGLPFGFARFLSWVSLVLILATSIVMSVIITDSARNTMFRKQQEFASLLAENLNHQIYRRFTLPTLVGFGRIALRQPVQYERLDQLVQSVVHGLQVSRVRIYDHGKIVSYSTDRADLGRTDLAGPEVTVALRDEDPSYTVDANISFWQALFTPRLEPGSFILRTTYPLRVENRLGRIDDDDDGPIMGVLEMTQDITNDTRSIIAFQWLIIGTASLSSLVLFGMLLVFIRRAERVMAERMQEKQRLERELHQHEKLAGMGRVVASIAHEIRNPLGIIRSSAELLLKRPSSSDPVTARILQAIYDEAKRLSQTVNDFLDYARPRQPRQDPVEADGVLDRVLGFLEGELARREVAVARETEPGITISGDGDLLYRAFYNIMVNALQAMDGPGSITVTSRRDGDAVELAFRDSGPGFDPANRERLLDPFFTTKDDGTGLGLPIVNSIITSHGGSLRIDNAPEGGAVVYVRLPLRAE